The DNA region TGGGCGCTATCACGACCGATCGGCGAGGTAACCTACCCGCTTGGCAAGAACATCGGGAtgcccatcttgactttgacttccacgtgtcgttgaccatcGTACGACCGGGCCTCCTCCTTCACCACCGGATCAcgtagacgacgccaaattgatcctgtccgagagtcgagtcaacgggcgctggggacgtggcgctcgtTGCTGTCTCCAGATGACCTCTAAGATGAtgtggacctccggtgaacctgcaataaagccgagccgggaaggggttttcagcgacgaccctccgacgctcaagtcaggcaccaGCAGAATAAAGTGGAAGCAGAGTAAcgagactgtagctacagtgaagaatcgcgcatacctccgtcgaagtctgggagtCCTTATATATGATCCCGGGGGGACGCGTGCATGCTTCTcgaggcgtgcacgctcctcaaagcatacctcaaaatggacatgtcagaaaagtgtgtctgacgccataccacaACCATCCGAGAATATCtccgacatgacagtggaaaacttccaccgtacgatcttctgtccagtctggccgccgaccatgctgtctgtcggcggcgcatgtctcgagaaggatatcgccagctgtccattttgtcctcttctctctcgtttgttactaggccgagcgggtgaGCCGCTCGGTCGCATACTCGGATGGGCATGCAGCCTTAGTTGTTCGGTAGCTCGGCTGAGCGGACATGCCGCTCGGCGAATCGACTCTTTCATACGAGAAcccctgagcatcggaaacccgacctgcGATCGGGCTGTCTTCGAGCCGACCTAGGCGCTATCACGGCCGATCGGCGAGGTAACCTACTCGCTCGGCAAGAACATCAGGCtgcccatcttgactttgacttccacgtgtcgttgaccatcGTACGACCGTGCCCCCTCCTTCACCACTGAATCaattattattactgtgctaatattattttatagaaaaataaagtCCCGAGTTGACCgaagggttcagtcgactgagcATGATGatttggtcgatcgatctaggCAGAAAATAACAAATAAGATTGAGATCTAACAAAGAAGGAAATAGAGATTTAGTCGACTAATCAAGATGATCAGGAAGATCAATTGAGTGAATAAATATAGAAAGTACAGAAGATATGATTAGATCATAGAGTAAAGGAAATCCTTAAGGTCCAGTGGCCAAAACAAGGTTCAGTCCATCGGAAAATCCAAATTTCACGAGATCGATCATATTGAATCAGAGTAAGTAATGAAAGAAGCGAGACTAGTTGCCTGATAAAGGTTTAGTGGATTGTTAGGATTCAGTGGACTGATCAATTTCTAATCAACCAGATGAATACTATAAAAGAAGCCTTGTGATCCGAGGCCATGTATCAATTCTCTCCTCGATCCCTTACTCTCTTGCTGCTCAGATCGTACAAGCTTTGCTATTACGAAGCCGAGAGGCTCTCCAACAACTTATGAATAATTTCTATATCTACGTTATTAGTATAATCTTTTTATTACTTGCATTTACATTTAAGGGGATAGTAAAGTATTATTATCTTTCTCATATATGAGATTTCATCCTCTCCCAAAGTTTTAGGAAAACTTTAGTAAATTGTCCATCAttgtggtaaaaggtgaatacgttcaccCCCAGCGCTCCCGTCAATCTGTCATAGGATCAACACGGAGAAGATAAATCACAGACGGCTACTaacctttgaaatagtgactaataTATAAGAGAGACATTTACCTCAATTGTCCATTATAAAATGATGAAATATTGCAAGATTTGAAGTGGTAGTTgttgaactaagtaaaaaataaataaattatagtcTTCGGTATTTTTTCTCTCTATGATTCCCACTGTGactttgattttagaaaaagataagaaaattttttaatgaaCGACCTTCATCTATTTCGAAGCAACACTATGTCTCATTTTGTGCTATATGACGAACTGCCCCCACGTAGAAATGTGAGGCATGATGCACTCGCCGTTGGATCTCATCGGAGTGCAGGGTAACCGTGGCCTGGTATGTTGGGGTGAGGAGAAAAGTGGAGATTTCTACAAGGCTTCGGGGGCTCCGTAGGGAGTGTTCCGAAGCCGAAGTCAGGAAGGCGTACAAGAAGCTTGTCATGGTGCGTTTGCGGATTCAAATCTCTTCTCGTCTCCCAGGAAAAAGATGATAAAACCTTATCGAAACTGACACGGTTTGTTTTAGGAGAAAACTAAAAGCTTTTTACTCGTCTTGTTTTCTGGATTTTACTATTCAGTTACATGGGAGCACCCATAGcaagaaagaagcaaaaagaagTTTCAGGAAATCCAGAATGCCTACTCTGGTTCGTGCTCCCCATTCACTCTACTCACCATCAAAATTTTCTCTAATAATTAAACCTCTGACATTGTTTTCAAGTTTCTCAAGCTTTAATCTTTTTGTTTTACAAATACATATCGGTACAAACCGGCAGTAAAAGGAATATGATCGTGAGAACTAAATTATAGTAAAGGGAGAAAGAATTGTTGCACAACCTTGTGGGAAATGCCTTCTAAAATTTGATCACTTCAACCTAGAGAGGTAATCCTGTGCAATGGAGAAGCATGCTTCCCTCTGTTTCTTATATTCATTATAGCGAAGAAAGAAGTATGAGAGGTAATCAAAATCAATTGAGGATACCTTCGCCTGTCACATTGAAAATTTAGGAATAAAGTCAGGGCTCTCTCATATAGATCATGACCAAAGGAATTTTTTTGGTTTTGTTGCATTGGAAAGTTTGTACCTGTATGATAGCCCACAGAGCCCAGTAAATGTGGGATGCAAGCCTGAATGTATTTGTTTCGACAAAGAGGGCTTCGAGATCATGATCAGGCACCTGCAAGCAAAACATATTTGTAAGCGCAAATAGTCATATAGAAAAAGTTAAGCAATTCAGTCAGACTCAGCTGCTCAAAGCAAAGATAGTCTAGTTCTCATCCAAACTGAAAGCAATCATGATACGCCTGGATCCTTATTCATAAGTAGAGTTATTCTGAATTAAAGATATTAGATTAGTTTACTGTCTATGATAGTGATTAAGCAAACTCTGCGACAACTTTGAATGCAATGTTATCCCGTTACTGGCTTGGATTTTCAGTTCTTTTTCTTCAATGTTTTTCACCAGTAAGAAATACAGAgcaaaaataaacaatttaatgtgaaaaagaaaattgaaCAAGGGTGTTATTGCTAAATCTTTGTCTTCAAAATCTAATGAAGAAATTCTATAAATCAATAAAACTCACCAATAATTTTACGACCAACAAAAAAAGGTAAAGAAACACAGCCTACAAACCTATTTCAGATTTCAGAAGCAGAGATGACCACCATGCCAGACAAGGAAAACATGCAGAAATACATGATAATatatggtaaaaaaaaattgaaatgtcAAAGCTTCTAGTCATTTATTGCACAGTTTCCAAATAAATGAGGCATGCTTGACACTATTTTTCAAGAACATATCCactaatagaaataatagaaattatCTTTCAACGAGTATGTTGCCAATTCTAGCAAATTCTACCTACCTTATGTGGTTTTTGTGGTTGTAGGTAACTCCTGAAGAAATCGTACTGTGCCTCCTTATCTGGGTACCTGTTATAAATTAACATAATATTCTATCAGGATAATCTCAGCAAAGAGGTAAAAGAAAACACAACTGAATACAAAGGCAAGCAACCTACAAGCTGAAATCACAGTCAAAGCCTGCATACTCATTGAAGTGGTTCGCAATATCATAGCCTCTATAGCTGTATGACCCATACTCAAAGTCAATGAAGTAGAGTCTCCCTGAAAGTGTGGAACATTCGACACCAAAAATGTACATGTATCATGTATGAGGCTCCCATAGAAAatataaatgcataatttagaaCATCAAAGCAGGTGAATGAAAATGAGAAAATAGTTACGCAATATTCAccttctttgtcatttatcaTCAGATTCCCAGAAAGCAAATCGTTGTGCGCAAACACGACAGGTGCATTTAGAAGGGCAGTGAGATCCTGTTAGCATGTTTCGTGAAGAAGCAAGATATTATGAGTTATGTAAGTCGATATCAAGAAGAAAGATTGTGAGTTATGTTAGCCAATATCATAAATGTTACAGAGAGGCTGCAGGTACATAATCAAACTCTTTGTTCAATATTATATCACAATAACAacaaaattaattactaaatctATCACAAACTTTGGAAGCTCTATTAGACTCTCATTTCTAACAAATCCATTACATAGTTTAGATTTTGTCACAAATCTACTACAGTTAGAAAATCACAACTAAATTTTGTATTGATTCTTTAGAGTATCATTTTCACATGGTATCATATGCCATTTTTACACCTCACCAGATCCTATAATTTCAAATATGTCATTTATTATTAACTTTATCAACTAAAACTGAAATTATATCAAATTCTACTTAGTTTTATTCCTTTGCACAAATAATATCTGAAAATGTGAATCAGTTTATGGCATCAAGTAATATTCTTAAAAAAAAGTATAAAATTAAGTACAACAATATTTTATGTAGGAATTGTGCTAactagttaaaaaaattaaaagtatgtGATTAACTTGTTAAAAATGAAAATGAGTGATAGGTTTGTTGAAACCTCAAAAACTCGTGATAAAAAATTAATCCTAAAATAATCAGCAAGACAACAATTTTTGTCAAATAGTACCTTGAGCTTACTAATTTCAGCTCGGATTTCTTGGAATGGGATTGATTCATACCTAGCTTGCTTCCCACTGTCATCAAATTTTAATGCTGCAGCTGCAACAGATGCTCTTTGTCAGGATGGAAAAAAGGGAAATCAACAAGATTCTTCAGCAGAAATAAGTTAATAGAAGTTCTAGAAAAATGACAATCAGTTTTTAtcaacacacacacaaaaaaaaaaaaacgtgacATAATAACCAGTAACCTTTATCTAGAAACCTGAATAGATCATTCCACAATTGTGGTTCTGTAGAACCTGGTACTGCCACCTTATGAAACTTGTGGAGTTGCCTAGCTATCTCAGAAGCTATTTCAGTGATGCTCATGTCTGGAAGCAATTGACAAAGTTCAAAAACAGGTTGCTAGAAAATTACAAATATTAGAAGACTTCTTTAGAACAAAAATATGAATGCATTAAAGTAATCGTACTCATGTACAGCATTCAAGTCCCATATGATGCAAAGCATGAACCGCTAATGTGTACAACAACAAATCATTGATACCAAAGTATTGTTTGGAAAACTAAAAGAGACAAGGAAATGAATAGTTTGTCAATTTTCCCTTGAAAGTATTTTTCTTGGATTTAACCCGTAAAATTTACTAAACCATTACatttcatggaaaaagaaaaaacaaaaactaTGGAAGGGGGAAATAAGAGGGATGAGATTATTTAGTAAACTTCAGCAATTTCTTTAATTTCCATTGATAGGGATGATTCAAGAGTGTTGTATAGTGATAAGTGTGTAACATACATAATAGTTTAAGCAGTCTAACTCCCTTAAGCATTTGACGTGTACTTAACTGACAAGACAAGCATCTATGAAGTGTACTTAACTCCCTACACTTTATAGATGGAAAGTAAGTTGAAAAGTTCTCAAATATGATCAACAAGATgtggtaattttaaaataatggtCATAAAGTTTGACAGTAGAATTAAAGCACCAATTGTTGAGTTAAATCAAAAGGCCTAAATTTTGTATTGTTAGACTATCATTACATGAGGAATTAAATGATATACTAACCTGACGGTGAAAGTGTTCGGGCATCAAGAAAGGATTGAACCATGCCATTCCCAAATATTCCTAGCAATTTTGCACCAAATCCTGCAGCTGAGAGATGTGGTAGTGCCTAAAGTTACCAATAGCTAAGGTAAGTAAATGCTCCAAAAAATTATTTGCATGAC from Zingiber officinale cultivar Zhangliang chromosome 4B, Zo_v1.1, whole genome shotgun sequence includes:
- the LOC121974481 gene encoding probable ethanolamine kinase is translated as MGEEVKVSDALIGVGQGSEAVVAIPCSSIQIDISLPLDRMKPRIVNLCKDLFAKWSSVDESCFTIETVSGGITNLLLKVSIRENSGNINLLTVRLYGPDTDLVIDRKRELQALPHLSAAGFGAKLLGIFGNGMVQSFLDARTLSPSDMSITEIASEIARQLHKFHKVAVPGSTEPQLWNDLFRFLDKAAALKFDDSGKQARYESIPFQEIRAEISKLKDLTALLNAPVVFAHNDLLSGNLMINDKEGRLYFIDFEYGSYSYRGYDIANHFNEYAGFDCDFSLYPDKEAQYDFFRSYLQPQKPHKVPDHDLEALFVETNTFRLASHIYWALWAIIQAKVSSIDFDYLSYFFLRYNEYKKQREACFSIAQDYLSRLK